The following is a genomic window from Pedobacter sp. KBS0701.
ATTCATTCTACAAAGACAACTACACCCTTCAGATTAACGAACCGGGCGAATATTATGAACTCACTTTAACCCTCCGATTATGAACTTAAACTGTTATATCATTGACGACGAATACCATTCGATCGAGGTATTGGATAAATATGTTAATCAAACGCCAGGGCTAAAACTCGTTGGCAGTTCCACAAACCCACTACTCGCGCTTGAAGAACTGTGCCACGTCCCCACACCGGACATTATCCTGTTAGACGTTGACATGCCCCAATTGAATGGCCTGGATGTGGCAGACCTCATTGGTTCAGCCTCCAACATTATTTTTACCACTTCCTACCGGGAGTATGCACCGGAAGCATTTGAAAAAGATGCGGTAGATTACCTGCTCAAACCTATCCATTACTCCAGGTTTTTAAAGGCGGTTACCAAAGTACGGTCCAACCTCAGCAGTCAGACCACTCATGTTGCCTCTAGTCCTTTCTTTTTTGTGAAAAGCAATATTAAAGGAAAATTCAACCGCATCACCATCGCGGATATCCGTTACATCGAAAACATCGGCAACTACATCACTATCCACATGAAAGATGAACCAGTAACGACTTACCTCACCTTGGCAGAAGTCCTAACGAAACTACCTGAAGATAATTTTTCGAGAATACACCAATCTTTTATCGTCAACCACGCCCTTATTCAATCCTTAGAATATGGCCAGCTCAGGCTAACAGGTGGAGAGACCATTCCAATCGGCGTGACTTACCGTTCCGCCTTCCGTGAAAAGGTCCAACCGGCCTTACTGATCAGTAAAAGAGACCGGAGTAATCATTAGCCCCGAGGTTTTTCGCGGGCCAAACATGAACTCATATACTTTTGCAGGCAATAGTAAACCAGCAACTCCTGCTGTCTTTGTTTAACCGAAAAAGCCCTGTTCATCTGCATATGCACCAAATCAGCCAAAAGCCGCATTTTCTTTTCAACGGAATAGCGCTTTGTAAGGTTATCTAAAACTGTCATTTGCTTCAAAACCGGAGAAAAATGTTTGGCCAAGCCCTCATTTTTCACCAAGTCCGCTATAGTTGACTTCTTCTTCCTATACTGTCCATCCATTGCCACCGTAAGCGGTTTATCCGCCCTGAACTCTGCCATAAACTGATCCCTAACCTTTGTGCTATAATCCAGCGCATCAGCCCGGTCAGGGAAGAAACAACCGATCATGTGCATGGCAGTCAGGACAGCCACATCAAATTCGTTAAACGGGAGGCTATTGTTTTCCCTGAGTTTTAACAGCAAAACAGCAAAATGGCTTCCAGCGCCGAAAAGCTTTTCCACATCCGAAATAAGATCAGCGCCATACCGTTCTATTTCCCTCCGGTACGTGTCCCCCTGAAAATCCCGGATCAGTTTATCGTGCCCGGACGATTGAATTTTCTTCCGCAAGGCCACCAGCAAACCACCCAGGTCGGCTTCTTCCGCCCGTATTCGCAAGCGGAGGTGATAACCTTTGTCATTATAACGGATAAAAAACCAGTTTTTGATCCGCTTGGCGTAACGCTTGATAAACGGAAAAACAATTTTGACCAGTATTTCATCTGACGCCCTTGGAATACAGAAAATTTTGAGGTACAGCCAATCACTCCCCATTAAAAAATCACGTTGCGCCTCACCATCAGAAAGTACACCATCCGCTTTCGTTCCCTTAAACACTTGCTGGTCATGTGCCAAAAAAGCAATCATCTGCCCGGCTACCGGTTTCCTGCCCGAAAGAACAGACCGGTCAGGCCATAAATATTCCTGAACCGTAATCCGCTTTAGCCCCTGAATGCATTCCATAAAAAATTTTGCCTCTATTGTATTGGCCAGGTCAAAAACCAACTGCTGGTCGGTTGCCCCCAATGAAATGTGGCGGGGCAAGCGGTGCCTGCTGCGAAACCCATCCAGGGCATTCCTCCAATCAAGGGGATCACCTGCAGATAAAATCTCGAGATCAGCCTCCTTAAAACTCCATTTGGCCAGACAGAGGATTACCTTTCGGTAACAGACCCGCGGATAAAAAGGCAGTCCCGGAAAAAAACTTTCCAGACTAAAGGAAAGCCCAGCCTGTATCCCCTGATATTGCAGATCACACAACAACCTGAAAACCGGCGAATGGTTGTTCCGGAAGTTATAGGCCGTAGCCAGGCGTGGAATAACCCTTTTCTTCAGTTTCGACGACTCCAGGATCAGTTCATCCCCCTCCAGCGAAAGCAAAAGTTCACCGGGAAGGATGAGTTTTTCATCCCCCTGAGCCGGAAAGACATTTAACGGTATTTCATAAGGATATATAGCCCTGCGGCGATTGATATTATCCACGTGCAAATCAGACTGCTGGGCAATGTCCGCAAAAACAACGTCAGGATTTGCGGCAGCCTCTCTTTCCGCCAGCGCTTTGCAAAAATCATGCACCGGTTCACTAAAACAGGAAAACCTTCCGATCAGCGAAGTGGCCGTTACCCCACCCGAACTTTCAATGATCAGGTGCTCACCCGTCGAGCGGTATAGGAGCGCCTGCGTCTGGGGTAAAGGCAAAACCGTTTTTTTCAGATTTTCCAGTTCGGTGACATCCGCCTCGCTGATCTGCAGCGGCGCCCAGGGATCACGAAGGCGGTCCCCTACCCACAGCCTGAACACCAACTGCTGGACAGCCCGCCACCCAAGCGTGCGGTTCTGATCTTCAGGTTTAGGAAAAGGAATGTCTTCCAGGATATCCTGATTAGGCATAACCGGGTCCATATCCCCGTAATGCAGTCCCCCATCAGGATCCAAAGCCAGCAGCAAAGGCACCTTTTCCTGATCAAAGCGGGCACGGAAGTCACGGATAAAACGCGACAGATCCGCAGGCTGCTCCGCATTTGATAATAACTGAAGTACATGGACAGCTTTGGACAGTCCCACCTGTTCAGCACGATCAGGTCCTCCAGTATGGTTTGGCCTTTCCAGGGCAGCATAAAATGGCTGGACAAGAGGTTTATTTTCCCGTGCAATTTCCCGGATATCCCCGGCCAAAGCCGATAGTGATGCTTCACCCGATAAGGGAATCCTGCTATAATTTTTCCAGAAAACATTCCAGCCGGGTACACTCAAAAAATCCTCGATGACTTCATTACTGATTATTTTGCCTTGAGTATCATCGAAAACCGCTCCGGCTTTAAGCAAAAACTGGATGTATTCTTCCGCTTCTCCCTCTGAACAATCACTATGCTGCATAACCCAGTTCAAGACCAGATCCCTGGAGATCTTTTTTGAAGATAAAAATGAAAAGAGCTGTACATTGAATTTTTCGGCTGCTATCCCCTGCAAAGAAAAGCTAAACTCCCCCCTATCATCCAAAGATGACTTCGTATAGCGCAAAACGTCATTAAACCGATACAGCGCAGGGTTGGCGATTATTTCTTCTGGCAGGTCAGCCTCCGCCCTGTTCTTCAGTTTCCTTAAAAATTCCTGGTCTGGCAATAGGTGAAGTGCCGATTCATCGCTTCCGGCAAGCCTAACCTGACCGCCTCCTCCCCAATGGAGTAAAGTAAAAGAAGAAAAGCTCCCAAAAGGCGTGGGCCGGAAGCACATCCGGTTATAATATCTGTACAGCGTATGCTTTTGCCTATCAGAGAGTTGATCGAAATCAAATCCTTTTTTTTCAAGCGAGGTATAAAACTCCACACTGGCCAGGAAAACGGCATTTCGGAAAGCCTGTTCCTGAAGCACCTCAGGCAAACGCGAAAGATCATACCCGCTAAAGCTATAATAGGGTGCCCTTAAAAATACCTGTGGCAAAAACCGATAAACCATAGACCTACTTTCTTTCATCTCTTCATCGCTTTAAAGGGTATACTACCCATCTCATACTGTTTTAACTTTTCTAATCCCCGTTAATTTGTTTCATAATTCTTTTACCATGAAAGCAATTTTTAAATCAACCGTTCCACCACTGCTTGTACTGCTATTTATATATGCTGCTTTAAGTAAGCTTTTTACTTTTTCAGACTTTGACCAGCAGCTTCACAACCAGTCTTTTCCGGGCTGGCTAGCAGATTTTCTGTTATATTTCCTGATACCTGTAGAAATCATTACTGCGCTGCTGCTGTGTTTCAAGCGAACTATTAAAACTGGCCTGCTATTTTCATCCGCATTGCTGCTGGCCTTCACCACCTACATCGCCTTGGTCATGCTCCACTTCTGGGACAGGGTTCCCTGTTCATGTGGAGGAATACTCAGTCAAATGGGCTGGACGGCTCACCTGATATTCAACAGCATTTTTCTAATCCTTAACCTCATCGCTTTGTACTGCCATATTGCTGAAAGGGAGGTATCTAAAATAGTCGCCAACGACCAAACAGGGGAAGCTGAAAACCTGCGAAAAGAGTAAGCATCATTTGTTCACTAAAGTTTTTCTGAATGTTTTTTGATGTAATAAAGCATTCGATCTTATGAAAAGTATCAAATTAAACTTTGCTGCTATCGCATTCCTACTTGGAACAGGCATAGCAGTAGCATCTACTGCTCAAAAGGCCAATGTTAAATGGGGTTACAATGGCACCTCTTATGAACCGGTAACCGGCAATTACAGCTGCGAATCCTCTTCCAACCCTTGTACCCGTACTTATCCTGAAGGTCAAAATCCCAATGTCAATGACAGCGGCTACATTTTGCAGGAACTGGGCAACTTTTCCCAGTAGTATCTAATTAACCTTTTGAACCAGCAACCGGCATCTCGCCGGTTGCTTTTTTATTTACCGCTCATTCTGCGCGATACCGCTGGCAACTACCTCTTCGGCCGGAATTGGAAACACATAACGTTTATCTCCCGGCATCAAGGTATAGACTTGGCCGGCAACCGCCCGGGTGATAGTTTTTGCAAAGCGCGGATCTTTGTTGAGCCTCCTGAGGTCTCCCCAACGAAGTCCCCGGAAAGTGAGCTCCTTCCGTCTTTCCTGAAGAACAATCTTTAGGGCGCCCTCCGCATCTGCAGCAGTGAGGGACTGGTAGCTGCCTTTTGCCCAGCGCGTAACCAGCAGGGTATTGAGTTCTTTCATCGCCTCGGCGAACTGGCCAAGCCTGGCCAGCGATTCTGCGCGGATGAGGTACATTTCATCAACTGCCAGGCCGCCGAAAAGCTGCAGGCGGAATCCCGTATATCGCCCCTTCATATAAAAAGGAGCAGTACCTGCGAAGAATATGCTTTTCCTTAAGTCCTTATCTGCATAGAGCTGGTATAATTCATCAGCAACCGTGGTCCTGGTGGAGGAGGTAAATCCATAAGATATGAGTTTATCATAAAAGATTACTTCAGGATTGTCCGCCGCGGGAGAAGAGGGAAATGGATTGGTTGCAGTCTGACTGACGGTATTATAATCCAGCAGGGAATGATTAAGCGCAAGTGATGCTGCCGCATATTTATCCGCCAGTTCATAATTTCCCATATTCAGGTATACCCTAGCCAGTAGTGCCTCCGCTGCAGCCTTTGAGGGACGGCTTTTGAACTGAGTCTGTTGGGGCAATAACTTTTCTGCTTCAAGCAAATCACCAATCACCTGGTTGTAGACCTCCTGCACGGAAGCCCTTCCCACCTTCGCATTCACGTCTGCAGTGAGGCGCAAGGGTACCCCCGGATCCACACCAGCGGTGTTCTGGTCATAGGTTTTGGAAAACAGCTGCACCAGATTATAAAATGCAAATGCCCGGTGGAACAGCGCGCTACCTTTAGTAATGTTCCAGTTGGTCTTAGCTCCATCAGCCCCTTCCAGGTCGCTTAGGCCATCTAAGATGATATTGGTATAAAAGATTTGTTGATAAGGAAGGTTCCAGTCTGTACAAGGCTGGTTTTGATAGAGATCTACAGTCCATAAGTAGCTGTTTTTCTGCATCGCCGTGGTGAATCCAGCCACGCCGGCATCATTGGCGTAATAGTCATCACCTGAAATTTCCTGCAGTGCAGGACTGGTGTTGAATATGGTCAGGTTGTCCATTAAGGAATTGAAATCTTCCAGGGTTGTGGGAATGAGCAGCGCCTTATCAGGCTTTTTCTCCAGGAATTCCTTTTGGCAGGAGCTGAAAAGCAGCCCGGGCAGCAAAAGGAACTGGAGCAAACATAATCGTTTCATAATATTTAGTTTTAATGATTATCAATTCAAAAATCAGCTTTGATACCTACCGCAATCGTTCGGGCGGGTGGGTAATCAGCGGCAGGATAATCCGGGTCAAACCGGGTTTTTGTCGACTTCCAGATGATCCCGATGTTATTGGCATACAAATAGATTTGCACTTTACTGAGCGATAGCTGTTGCAATAGGATTTTACCAAAATCATAAGACAGGCTAATGTCCTGCAGGCGTATATTATCAGCCTTTTCTACAGTTGCCGTAGAAAAATTATAGAAACTGTCCCTCGCCGTATTGATGCTGGCAGGCATTGATGGCAGGGTTGTCAAGAGTTCATCGCCGGGCTTTTTCCAGCGCTCACTGTACCTGCCCTGAAAATAACCCTGTCCGGAAAGAATGTTCGTATAAGAAATACCTGGCTGCCTGAAATAGTAGCCCAGGCGATAGCTGATGTTTGCAGAAAGGGAAAATTGTTTGTAGCTAAAGGTATTGCGCAAGGCGCCATAGCTTACCGGCCGGGCAGGTCCGCTGTAAATCAGGTTATCTGTCGTCGCGGAGGACAATAGCTGTCCATAGTCTTTACTTATTTTGCCACCGAGATACCCCTGAGGATCGCCGTTCTGTTTATCCAGGCCGGCAAAGGCATAACTGTATACTGCATAAAAGGGTTTTCCCTGTAAAGGATAAATTTCGTCGTCGGAAAACTGTGCATACGTACTTGCTGGCTGCTGCAGCGCGTAATCCACCACTTTATCCCTTACGTGGCTAAAGAAGAAACTGGTCTGCCAACCCCACTCACCGACCAAATTCTGACTATTTAAAGTAACATCAATTCCCGCTCCACGGGTATTTGCCGTATTCCCACGAAAAGTGGTGACACCCGATGAGGGGGCAAAAGCAATGTCGCCGATCAGATCCATGCCCCGTTTTAAGTAAGGCTCTATCGTTCCGCTGATCCGGTTATTCCTGGTTGCAAAATCGAACCCAATATTGATCAGGCGGACGCGCTCCCACCTGAGCTCAGGGTTTGGGGGGTTGATGACCTGCGCATACACGGTATTAATGGCATTGCCTGTCACGTAGAGCGCAGTTGTGAAGGCAGAAAGGCTTTTATTCACATTGCCATTATAGCCGTAGGTCAGCCTCATCTTTAAATAAGGGAGCCATTCGAGCTTATAAAAATTCTCCTTATTGATATTCCAGGCGAGTCCCGCCGAATAAAGGGGCACTCCTTGCTGATTTGTTTTCACCCCGAAAAGATTACTCCGGTCAAGCCTCGCACTGGCCGAAAAGGTATAACGGTCCAAAAAAGTATATGCCGCATTCGAATAATAAGAAATATTCCGGTCGGTCAGATCGGTCATGCTGTTATAAAAAGGGATAGCTGCCAGCGAACCTGGAATGGCATACTGGGGAAACTGGCTGATGTAATCAACCCCTAAAGCCGTTGCATGGCTATCGTCATAACCATAAGCGCGGTTGCTGTTCCCCACCGTATGGAAATCACGAAGCTCGTATCCTGCAATGGCGGTGAGACTATGTTTATCATTCCATTGACGGTTAAAATTTAACTGTCCCCTCATGCTTTGACTGGTGGCGGTGAGCTCATTCAGATCGAGTATTGCACCGCGGGGAATGGCATAAGTGAGTTTCCCGTTAGCATCAACTGAAGAATAATTGTTGATCAGGTTCCGGGTAAAATAAGTTTTTTCGCTGCGCAGGTTCCTCCCGTTGGCTATGGTCTGGCCATACTGGTAAAGCAAGGAAAACGAAAGATAAGGCCTTATTTTATAGTTGGCGCCAAAATTGAGACGGTAATCAATGAGTTTCTGGGTTTTATCCGCCAGAAAGATTTCTTCCAGGGGCTTATAACTCCAGTCGAGCAGTCCCCGCTGCTGCGCGGACTCTATGAATCCCTGACGGTAGTCGTGTGTCATCGCAAGGGAATTGCCCGCGGCATCGGCAAGCCGGGCATAGGGATACAGCGAAGGGCCGTTACCCGTATTGAGCCCGATGAGGCTTATCCCGGAATTGTTGGTCACACTAGTGCTCTGGCTATAATAAAACCCGGTCGTGATCTCCAGTTTTTTATTCAGTAAATTCAGGGACTGTCCCCCATTAAAAGTATAGCGGTTCAAAATGTTTCCTACCAGGTTGTCACGGTTATGGTCATATCCTCCTGAGAGGTTAAAACGTTGGCTCTCACTCCCACCACTAAAATTCAGCGCATACTGCTGGTTAACACTCTTATGGTAAAAGTAACGGTCAAAATCTTGGCGCACATCAAGCCCAGCCAAAGCAGAAATTTGCTCATCCGCCTGGGCCGCCGTAATTTTACCATCCCTTCGGGCAATCAGCAATTCCACCACAGGCGTAATCGCCGGATTATTGAAACCCGTTTCGGCATTCAGATAAAAACCCTTGTCAAAAAGCAGTTTTTCAACGCCAATGAAATCCGCAGCAGACATCCTCGGCTGATAAAAGAGATCCGGTTTATCCCCAACCGTCGCGTTCGCAACAAACCCCATTTTCAATGGCTGGTTGTAACGTCCCTTTTTGGTGGTAATCACAATCACCCCGTTACCCGCCCGCGAACCCCAGATCGAAGCCGCAGCAGCATCCTTCAGTACCGAAATACTCTCCACATCATTGGGATTGATCGTATTGATATCCCCGTCATAAGGAAAATTATCCAACACAATCAAAGGACTGGAATTTCCATAAATCGTATTCTGTCCCCGAACACTGATCAGCCCTGCCCCTGCCGACTTTCCTTTATTGAACAGCAAGCCCGGCGTAACATCTTCGAGCCGTTCCAGCACACCGGTACTCACCCTCCGGCTGAGTAGTTTATTGTCCACCTGGACAAAAGAACCCGTAGCCCTTTCCGCCGGAAGCGTCTGGTAACCCGTGGAAACGACAACCTCATTCAACTGGGCTGCGGTAGCAGAAAGCAAAATCTCCACGGGCTGATCACCAGCAGATACCTTCAGGCGAACAGGCTCATAACCCAGGTAGGATACCAAAAGGGTAACCCTGCCCAGGGTGGTTTTTAATGCGAAACTCCCCGTTTGGTCAGTCAGCACCGCAACACCGGATTCTTCCATTTTGACGGTTGCCCCATGCAGGGGAATGCGCCCATCGGCCGCCACAACCCTGCCCTTAATTTCTTTAGCGGGCTGCTGCGCGTCCCCTGCTAAACTGTAAAGCACAAATAGTGCGGTCAGGTATAGTGATAAAATTTTCTTCATAACTAAAATTTGTGAGTTAGCGTTTACGGATAACAAGCATTTCGATCTCCGCAGGTTTTTCCACAAAGCAGAGATCATAGCGGGCCAGCGCCTTATTGATCTGCTCAATACTGCGCATATTGGCCGTGAGCTCCAGGTCAACCATGCCAGTATATCCGGTCTGGTCAATTATCGGAAGCGGATTCGCCTGTAAAGGAACCTGTAACCGTTCAATGAAAACAAAAAGGAAGCAGCTCGTTAATTTGCAGCCAAAGCCGTCCACGTAAACCGAGGGCTGCCCACCCGAGGTACGGAGTTTATCTTTTGATGAGGTACGTACTAAGGCCAGGGCCTGTACTTTCCTTTTTTCCAGCCCTATCCGGTAATCCGAGAAAAACCCTTTGAGCTCATCCTGCATTAAGGCATATGTCCGCGCACTGGACTGCTGGTTAATCATGAGCTCATAACAATATCCCCTGCCCTGCTTTAACCAGTCCAGGAAATCTGCGCTGGCTAGATTTTTCGGATCAAATTCTTCCACCAGGCCATCTTCGAGCACCGTCTCTTTTTTTTCTTTTTTATAGGCTATCCGGAACAGTTCGGGAATGGTCAGGTTACGCCCGGTAATGCGCCTCACCGGCCCGGCTGACTGTACATCCACGTCTTTATAGATGCCCCGCCCGATATTGACCACATAGCCTGACAACTGCGACCGGAAAATACCATCATTAAAATCCGACGCCTCAAAAAACAAAGGCTTACTGGCATCATAGACCATTTTCTCATCCTTTTTAACTTTCAGTTCCAACGAACCTGCATTTAACAAGGCTTTTATATTTTCAGCAGACACCGCCTCCCGGTCGGTTATCGCCTTCACCACCCCATCCGCACCGATCCACACATAATGTGGCAAAGTATGATGCGGAAAAAGCCCCACCAAAGTCGTATCCTCCGTCACCACCGGCAGCGAAAAAACCTTACCCGGCCCCAACCGCTGCAACGCCAGCTTCCTATAAAAAGCATCCACCACCTCAAAAGACTGATAAGCCACCGGAAGGAACTGCACCCGCCCCCTAAACTCCTCCTGCAAAGCCTCCATCTTGGGGATCATCGCCACACAAGGCGAACACCAGGTGGCCCAAAAATCCAGGATCAGCAGCTTTCCCCTAAAAGCCGAAAGCGGCAAAACCGCCAGATTCTGACCCGCCCCATTAAAACCTGAAACATTCCTGATCAGCACATCCGGCACCTGCTGCCCGATCGCGATTCCCTGCTGACCCGCAGACCCAGGCACAGCAACAACAGATATATTTTTATCCTGCCCATACACCCCAAAAAAAGGGCATAGCAATAGCAGGAAGCATAATTTAAGCATCATTTTGATTGATTTAAACGTAAAAAATAATTAAAAACTGAACCGTAAAAGCCCGCCTCTGCCCGATCTCCTAAACCCTCACTCCCTCAACCTTACCCTCCTCCATCAGCACCCGCACCGCCACAACCAACTCAATCAAGCCATCAAACACCTCACCAACCTCCTCCTCACCAATTCCAAGTTCCAGAAAACCCTTTTTATCATTCAACGCATAACCCTGAAAAGACTCCAGCAACACCAGCTTTACCTTGTCAACATTATAGCGATCATAAAATAATTCCAGCACCTGTTGAGCTGTTTTTAAAGAAGGCTTGCCAGAATTATCACCAGACGATATCATAAATAAATGTTTAGAGAGAAATATTTTAACTGATTAAAGCCAGACCAAAGTTTGACTTTAATCATCCGGTTGTATTCTTTGATTAAGGTTGATTGATAAAAGGCAATTGCCACACGGAATAATATCCCAACTTAATCCCGCCATTTGCCGCTGCACCCTTCCCAGACAGTACATACAGCAGGTATTCCAGCCAAAAAGTTCTGAATAATCCCCCCTACAGCAAACCCGTTATATTTTTTAGAAATAAAAGGGAAAACCTAATCGCCAGAGCAAGAACCCGAAAGCAAAAGCATAAGCCCAAAAGCAAAAAAGAAAAAAACAGGGCAGGCCGCATCATCAAAGAACCATAAAAATCATTAACCATTTAGGTCCCCGCCTGCCCTGCCACCCCTTAAACAGGATTCTTCGGCTTTAAAGCATAAAGCCTGTCAAAACGATACTTCTCATTTGGGCCCATACGCTCCGGTTTATATTTGTGTTAAAAAAAACAGGTAAAAACCAGCCCCCTCCGCATGAGAACAGGCGGATACGGACGAACCGTATTGCGAATCAGGAAAAAGATGCTTACCTTGGGATTGCGAAAAACCATTGTAGTACCCTTGCCTAAAAACCAACGGGGCTGGTACCAGGCTAAATTAACCCGCAAGGACTATGTGCGCTCTCCCACATCAACCCCTGCTCATTCGGGCTATTTTATACCTGGTAATTCCGGCACGTACTACGATGGAGAACAGATGACGTTCTTTAATAATAGTTGTAGGGAATACGCTTTTATCACTTCCTTGAAATGATAACCATTGATGGCGCTTAATTTTTTCGTTTTCATAAACGGTAATTTTATGTAAAACGATGTACCCAAAACGCGGAAGGAAACCAGATTGGAAAAACCAATAGGGCGAACTTCAATGCTTTTGCCAGTGGTACCGTCAAGAACCCCTCAAACCGAAGGTTTGAGTTTCACAAAAGACTGACATGAAGCCCGCCCTATTGAATATAAGGTATCGCGAAGATAGCAAAATCCAATAGATACGGCGAACTCACGATCAGCTCATGTGAAAGTTTGACGGTTTTCTGGCATGAGTGACATCGTAAAAAGAAAGGCTTGCACCTCACTCCTATTTGTCGCTATAATTAACTGATAACAAATATAATAAAGTTCGCACCAAAAGCAAACTTTATTTGATTTTTTTTTGATAGATGGGAAGAAAAACTGCTAAGAACACTTTAAAGATCAATCAGATAAAAGAGATTACAAAAAATGTAGGAGCTTCCTCCCGTTTGATTTCGCTTTGGGTTGATGTAGATTATACAACAGTAAGCGGTTGGAATTCGAATACATCTCAACCCAATTACGAAAATCTTAATGAAATAGGTGAGCTTTTAGAAGAAGACAATGGAAATCTTCTTGCATCTCAAGGTCGAAAAAACACAGGACTTGCTAAAGCTTTAGAAAATGAACTACAAAGGTTGCGCAAAGAAGAAGGGTTGCCCTACGAAATTGAGCAACTCGATAAGAAAAAAGGTGTGAAAGTTAAGGTTAATAACCCTAAGTTGATTAGACGGTTGAGAGAATTCGCAGAAGCGTATAAAAAGAAATAGGGAGTTTGTTTGGACAGCTGAGTAATTGGCATGGCAAAAACAAGCTCCCCCCTAATGAAAGATATTAACCCCATTTAATACTATGTTCGTTTAGGGTAACCGTAAATTAAATTCCCCAGTAAGTGGAAATTATGAAAGTAAGAAAACTTACATAATGACAAGTAAATTACAGATAGGAATGATTTATTAGTTAGTTTTTAAATCGAGATTAAGCTTCCTAGCTAGGA
Proteins encoded in this region:
- a CDS encoding RagB/SusD family nutrient uptake outer membrane protein, giving the protein MKRLCLLQFLLLPGLLFSSCQKEFLEKKPDKALLIPTTLEDFNSLMDNLTIFNTSPALQEISGDDYYANDAGVAGFTTAMQKNSYLWTVDLYQNQPCTDWNLPYQQIFYTNIILDGLSDLEGADGAKTNWNITKGSALFHRAFAFYNLVQLFSKTYDQNTAGVDPGVPLRLTADVNAKVGRASVQEVYNQVIGDLLEAEKLLPQQTQFKSRPSKAAAEALLARVYLNMGNYELADKYAAASLALNHSLLDYNTVSQTATNPFPSSPAADNPEVIFYDKLISYGFTSSTRTTVADELYQLYADKDLRKSIFFAGTAPFYMKGRYTGFRLQLFGGLAVDEMYLIRAESLARLGQFAEAMKELNTLLVTRWAKGSYQSLTAADAEGALKIVLQERRKELTFRGLRWGDLRRLNKDPRFAKTITRAVAGQVYTLMPGDKRYVFPIPAEEVVASGIAQNER
- a CDS encoding MauE/DoxX family redox-associated membrane protein — encoded protein: MKAIFKSTVPPLLVLLFIYAALSKLFTFSDFDQQLHNQSFPGWLADFLLYFLIPVEIITALLLCFKRTIKTGLLFSSALLLAFTTYIALVMLHFWDRVPCSCGGILSQMGWTAHLIFNSIFLILNLIALYCHIAEREVSKIVANDQTGEAENLRKE
- a CDS encoding DUF6520 family protein, with translation MKSIKLNFAAIAFLLGTGIAVASTAQKANVKWGYNGTSYEPVTGNYSCESSSNPCTRTYPEGQNPNVNDSGYILQELGNFSQ
- a CDS encoding LytTR family DNA-binding domain-containing protein, translating into MNLNCYIIDDEYHSIEVLDKYVNQTPGLKLVGSSTNPLLALEELCHVPTPDIILLDVDMPQLNGLDVADLIGSASNIIFTTSYREYAPEAFEKDAVDYLLKPIHYSRFLKAVTKVRSNLSSQTTHVASSPFFFVKSNIKGKFNRITIADIRYIENIGNYITIHMKDEPVTTYLTLAEVLTKLPEDNFSRIHQSFIVNHALIQSLEYGQLRLTGGETIPIGVTYRSAFREKVQPALLISKRDRSNH
- a CDS encoding lantibiotic dehydratase, translated to MKESRSMVYRFLPQVFLRAPYYSFSGYDLSRLPEVLQEQAFRNAVFLASVEFYTSLEKKGFDFDQLSDRQKHTLYRYYNRMCFRPTPFGSFSSFTLLHWGGGGQVRLAGSDESALHLLPDQEFLRKLKNRAEADLPEEIIANPALYRFNDVLRYTKSSLDDRGEFSFSLQGIAAEKFNVQLFSFLSSKKISRDLVLNWVMQHSDCSEGEAEEYIQFLLKAGAVFDDTQGKIISNEVIEDFLSVPGWNVFWKNYSRIPLSGEASLSALAGDIREIARENKPLVQPFYAALERPNHTGGPDRAEQVGLSKAVHVLQLLSNAEQPADLSRFIRDFRARFDQEKVPLLLALDPDGGLHYGDMDPVMPNQDILEDIPFPKPEDQNRTLGWRAVQQLVFRLWVGDRLRDPWAPLQISEADVTELENLKKTVLPLPQTQALLYRSTGEHLIIESSGGVTATSLIGRFSCFSEPVHDFCKALAEREAAANPDVVFADIAQQSDLHVDNINRRRAIYPYEIPLNVFPAQGDEKLILPGELLLSLEGDELILESSKLKKRVIPRLATAYNFRNNHSPVFRLLCDLQYQGIQAGLSFSLESFFPGLPFYPRVCYRKVILCLAKWSFKEADLEILSAGDPLDWRNALDGFRSRHRLPRHISLGATDQQLVFDLANTIEAKFFMECIQGLKRITVQEYLWPDRSVLSGRKPVAGQMIAFLAHDQQVFKGTKADGVLSDGEAQRDFLMGSDWLYLKIFCIPRASDEILVKIVFPFIKRYAKRIKNWFFIRYNDKGYHLRLRIRAEEADLGGLLVALRKKIQSSGHDKLIRDFQGDTYRREIERYGADLISDVEKLFGAGSHFAVLLLKLRENNSLPFNEFDVAVLTAMHMIGCFFPDRADALDYSTKVRDQFMAEFRADKPLTVAMDGQYRKKKSTIADLVKNEGLAKHFSPVLKQMTVLDNLTKRYSVEKKMRLLADLVHMQMNRAFSVKQRQQELLVYYCLQKYMSSCLAREKPRG